A stretch of Ipomoea triloba cultivar NCNSP0323 chromosome 11, ASM357664v1 DNA encodes these proteins:
- the LOC115997534 gene encoding pentatricopeptide repeat-containing protein At2g20710, mitochondrial-like: MEMKKLLFQYSTPFPSSISKCIWNFNSKARVLFFSNEAKTLDSFFPPPTDDGLFDRLMAVERNRASIVPILEQWVGEDRPIKLDNLRYIIKGLRKHRRSKHALQIFEWIDVSKRLQLSPRDIAVRVDLIQKTRGLEAAEKYFYSIPIHLRADKVYAALLNCYAHRKSVEKAECVLQKLRKEFGYVHCLAFNVMLNLYSKVGKFEELHSLAQEMEEKRVIVDKFFYTIRLNAYATARDVDGMEMLLKKMEANPMMVADSVVCYTIVANAYIRAGDFEKALAAAKKCEHLTRRQRTEREYECLLTLYGSMGRKGDVYRIWNEYKGVGKLRNNGYLSMISALEKLDDLDAMEKIVEEWESHKTSFDIRFPNFLVYVYCKKGNLRKAEAIIERIIKSGQKASAGTWSRMACGYCENKQMDKAVQALKKTILAAHTQANLPLHLLASCLTYLESNGKFQAAEDIIKLLKKRVLVSEEFEQRLEDYIRKGKAGKLR, translated from the exons ATGGAGATGAAGAAGCTGCTCTTTCAGTACAGTACTCCTTTTCCGAGCTCAATTTCGAAATGTATCTGGAATTTCAACAGCAAAGCTAGGGTTCTATTCTTTTCCAATGAAGCAAAAACACTTGATTCGTTTTTTCCTCCACCAACGGATGACGGTCTGTTCGATCGGCTCATGGCAGTGGAGAGGAACAGGGCTTCAATCGTGCCCATATTAGAGCAGTGGGTTGGGGAAGATCGCCCAATCAAGCTTGACAATCTTCGATATATCATCAAAGGACTCCGTAAACATAGACGCTCCAAACATGCCCTCCAG ATTTTTGAATGGATTGATGTGTCAAAACGCCTTCAACTATCGCCCAGGGATATTGCAGTAAGAGTGGATCTTATACAAAAAACCCGTGGTCTAGAAGCGGCTGAGAAGTATTTTTATAGCATTCCCATCCATTTGAGAGCTGATAAGGTGTATGCTGCTCTTTTGAACTGCTATGCTCATAGAAAATCGGTGGAAAAAGCAGAATGTGTCTTGCAGAAGCTGAGAAAGGAGTTTGGTTATGTTCATTGTCTGGCGTTCAATGTTATGTTGAATCTGTACTCCAAGGTGGGAAAATTTGAGGAGCTACACTCTCTAGCGCAAGAGATGGAAGAAAAACGAGTCATTGTTGACAAATTCTTCTACACCATCCGTTTAAATGCATATGCAACTGCTCGTGATGTGGATGGGATGGAAATGCTTTTGAAGAAGATGGAAGCAAATCCCATGATGGTTGCTGATTCGGTTGTTTGTTACACAATAGTTGCCAATGCGTACATTAGAGCTGGTGATTTCGAAAAGGCTTTGGCAGCAGCGAAGAAATGTGAACATCTAACTAGGCGCCAGAGGACTGAGAGGGAATACGAGTGTCTACTTACTCTCTATGGTAGTATGGGAAGGAAAGGTGATGTGTACCGTATTTGGAATGAGTACAAGGGAGTGGGAAAATTGCGGAATAATGGTTATCTCTCTATGATTAGTGCACTAGAAAAGCTTGACGATCTTGATGCGATGGAGAAAATAGTGGAGGAATGGGAATCCCACAAGACATCCTTTGACATCCGATTCCCAAATTTCCTCGTGTATGTTTACTGCAAGAAGGGTAATTTGAGAAAAGCTGAGGCGATTATAGAGAGAATCATCAAGAGTGGGCAGAAAGCCAGTGCAGGCACTTGGAGTCGCATGGCATGTGGATATTGCGAAAACAAGCAGATGGATAAGGCAGTGCAAGCGTTGAAGAAAACAATCTTAGCAGCTCATACACAAGCTAACCTTCCGCTGCACCTATTGGCTTCTTGCCTGACATATTTGGAATCCAATGGAAAATTTCAAGCTGCAGAGGATATCATAAAATTGCTTAAAAAGCGGGTTTTGGTCTCAGAAGAGTTTGAGCAGAGATTAGAAGATTACATCAGAAAAGGAAAAGCAGGGAAACTACGATAG
- the LOC115997380 gene encoding pentatricopeptide repeat-containing protein At4g02750-like translates to MNKHLVNLTKRISAYAMKGDVGRARVLFDEMRHRDAVSWNVMIKSYIENNRLDDARELFDEMPERTSYSWNSMIMGYIKGNKLYIALKLFTVMPEKDVVSWTAIITGMCRASRVDEAWRLFKQMPEANSISWSSIVSGFQQNGFPLESLHVFKEMLVAGFHPTSHSITSALAACADSATLSVSEQAYSQLYKRGFNTNTRIGNSAISMFIKSGSFENARNVFIQLDKPDTVTWNSMIMGYAQHGHGVAAMAMFHQMQKARFLPDRISFLGVLQGCSHSGLVHEGKQHFLAMQTDYGISPGPEHFAGLVDLLSRAGELEEANEIRY, encoded by the exons ATGAATAAGCATTTAGTGAATTTGACAAAGCGAATATCAGCTTACGCCATGAAGGGGGACGTGGGACGTGCAAGAGTACTGTTCGATGAAATGCGTCACAGAGATGCCGTTTCTTGGAATGTTATGATCAAGTCGTATATAGAAAACAACAGATTAGATGATGCAAGAGAGCTGTTCGACGAAATGCCTGAGAGAACCTCGTATTCTTGGAATTCTATGATCATGGGTTACATAAAGGGCAACAAGCTCTACATTGCGTTGAAGCTCTTTACAGTTATGCCGGAGAAAGATGTTGTGAGTTGGACAGCTATCATCACGGGGATGTGTCGGGCATCGAGAGTTGATGAGGCGTGGAGGTTGTTCAAGCAAATGCCAGAAGCTAATTCGATTTCGTGGTCCTCAATTGTGTCAGGGTTTCAGCAGAATGGATTTCCCCTGGAAAGTTTACATGTGTTCAAGGAAATGCTGGTGGCTGGGTTCCACCCAACTTCTCATTCAATCACTAGTGCTTTGGCTGCCTGTGCTGATTCGGCCACGCTCTCTGTGAGCGAGCAGGCGTATTCCCAGCTCTACAAACGGGGGTTCAACACCAACACGCGGATTGGGAATTCAGCGATTTCCATGTTCATCAAGAGCGGCAGCTTTGAAAACGCGAGGAATGTCTTTATCCAGCTGGATAAACCTGATACCGTCACTTGGAATTCTATGATCATGGGCTATGCACAGCATGGCCATGGTGTAGCAGCAATGGCTATGTTCCACCAGATGCAAAAAGCTCGGTTTTTGCCCGACAGAATCAGCTTTCTGGGAGTTCTGCAGGGTTGCAGCCACTCTGGACTTGTACATGAAGGGAAACAACATTTTCTTGCAATGCAGACTGACTATGGGATTTCACCAGGACCCGAGCATTTCGCGGGCCTGGTGGACCTTCTATCGCGCGCTGGGGAGCTCGAAGAGGCGAACGAG ATCAGATATTGA
- the LOC115996599 gene encoding tetraspanin-19-like → MALRFARSCIQSVLKVVNSLLGMVGIAMIMYALWMFRVWQKHMAGPSPPPFFGPNDAPIPWFIYTILGLGITLCFITCSGHIAAETANGCCLYIYMVFIFLLLVLEAAVTVDVFLNNNWEEDFPEDTTGNFDEIKSFVNDNFDLCKWIGLSVLAVQGLSILLSMVLKAMGPHRERYYESDDDYTPDGAPLLKNYVPQTSYVVGDPVYGSKSDSWNIRINSKAAR, encoded by the exons atggcattaaGATTTGCTCGGAGCTGCATCCAGTCGGTGCTGAAGGTCGTGAACTCGCTGTTAGGGATGGTTGGGATCGCCATGATCATGTACGCCCTTTGGATGTTCAGAGTTTGGCAGAAGCACATGGCCGGCCCCTCTCCTCCCCCCTTCTTTGGACCCAATGATGCCCCTATCCCTTG GTTCATTTATACTATTCTTGGCCTGGGTATCACTTTATGTTTCATCACCTGCTCTGGTCATATTGCTGCAGAAACTGCTAATGGCTGCTGTCTGTATATC TACATGGTGTTTATCTTTCTACTTCTCGTGTTGGAAGCTGCAGTGACGGTGGATGTTTTCTTAAACAATAACTGGGAAGAG GACTTTCCCGAGGATACAACCGGGAACTTCGATGAGATCAAAAGTTTTGTTAATGACAACTTTGACCTGTGCAAATGGATTGGCTTGTCAGTGTTGGCCGTGCAG GGACTGAGCATATTACTGTCAATGGTTCTCAAAGCTATGGGACCACATCGCGAGAGGTACTATGAGAGTGATGATGATTATACTCCAGATGGAGCCCCGCTTTTGAAAAACTACGTCCCTCAAACTTCATACGTTGTTGGTGACCCCGTATATGGCTCCAAGAGCGATTCTTGGAATATCCGGATTAACAGCAAG GCAGCCAGATGA
- the LOC115996598 gene encoding probable polyol transporter 4, with product MGLKENGNVEMGMGMSEFPLGSKNKYKRMENEVADYDDDPSHHHHQLEKRRKSTRNYVFACAVFASLNNVLLGYDVGVMSGAILFIQEDLKITEVQEEVLVGILSIVSLLGSLVGGRTSDAIGRKWTMGLASIIFQTGAAIMTVAPSFKVLMIGRLFAGVGIGFGVMIAPVYIAEISPTVERGTLTSFPEIFINLGILLGYVSNYAFSGLPAHINWRIMLAVGILPSVFIAFALFVIPESPRWLVVQNRVEEAKAVLMKTNDNDAEVEERLAEIQLAAGVTNAEKYEEKAVWRELLSPSPALRRMLITGFGIQCFQQITGIDATVYYSPEILKAAGIVGESKLLAATVAVGVTKTAFILIAIFLIDRVGRKPLMYASTIGMTACLFGLAFSLTFLGEGSVGISLAILFVCGNVAFFSVGLGPVCWVVTSEIFPLKFRAQASALGAVGNRMCSGLVAMSFLSVSRAITVGGTFFIFSAISALAVAFTYKFIPETKGKSLEQIESLFQNGHDEAVPIGEVRVGDAEHLVQKEVQLRDVQKE from the exons ATGGGGTTGAAAGAGAATGGGAATGTGGAGATGGGGATGGGGATGTCTGAGTTTCCTTTGGGGAGCAAGAATAAATACAAGAGGATGGAGAATGAAGTGGCAGATTATGATGATGATCCTTCACACCATCATCATCAGCTTGAGAAGAGGAGGAAGAGTACTAGGAATTATGTTTTTGCCTGTGCTGTTTTTGCATCCCTTAATAATGTCCTCCTTGGCTAtg ATGTGGGTGTCATGAGTGGAGCAATCCTATTTATTCAAGAAGATCTAAAGATAACAGAGGTGCAAGAAGAAGTTCTAGTTGGTATTTTGAGTATTGTCTCGCTCTTGGGTAGCTTAGTCGGGGGAAGAACCTCGGATGCCATTGGTAGGAAGTGGACGATGGGGTTGGCTTCGATTATTTTCCAGACGGGTGCAGCGATTATGACAGTTGCTCCTTCGTTTAAAGTACTCATGATAGGAAGACTTTTTGCTGGGGTTGGCATTGGATTTGGCGTGATGATTGCGCCTGTCTATATAGCGGAGATATCACCTACAGTCGAGAGAGGCACATTGACGTCGTTTCCCGAGATTTTTATAAACCTGGGGATCCTACTCGGTTATGTATCTAACTATGCGTTTTCTGGACTTCCAGCGCATATAAACTGGCGAATAATGCTTGCTGTGGGGATTCTTCCCTCGGTGTTTATAGCGTTTGCCCTCTTTGTTATCCCGGAGTCACCGAGATGGCTGGTTGTGCAGAACCGAGTGGAAGAGGCCAAGGCAGTGCTAATGAAAACGAACGATAATGATGCAGAAGTGGAAGAGAGGCTTGCAGAGATACAATTAGCTGCTGGAGTAACGAATGCTGAGAAATACGAAGAGAAAGCGGTGTGGCGTGAGCTGTTGAGTCCTTCCCCCGCCCTTCGTAGGATGTTGATCACTGGCTTTGGAATCCAGTGTTTCCAGCAGATAACGGGCATCGATGCAACGGTTTACTACAGTCCCGAGATCCTAAAAGCAGCCGGGATTGTTGGCGAGTCGAAGCTCCTCGCTGCAACTGTTGCTGTGGGGGTCACGAAGACCGCATTCATACTAATTGCCATTTTTCTCATCGACAGAGTTGGGAGAAAGCCACTGATGTACGCGAGCACTATAGGAATGACCGCGTGCCTGTTTGGGTTAGCGTTTTCCCTTACTTTCCTCGGGGAAGGATCCGTTGGAATTTCACTAGCAATTCTGTTTGTTTGTGGCAATGTCGCGTTTTTCTCGGTGGGGTTGGGTCCAGTTTGCTGGGTTGTGACCTCGGAAATATTTCCATTGAAGTTTCGCGCCCAAGCGTCTGCACTGGGAGCGGTGGGAAACCGAATGTGCAGTGGCCTCGTCGCGATGTCCTTCCTCTCAGTCTCCCGGGCAATCACAGTGGGCGGTACCTTCTTCATTTTCTCAGCAATCTCTGCCCTCGCTGTCGCCTTCACCTATAAATTCATCCCCGAAACAAAAGGCAAATCCCTGGAGCAGATCGAGTCGTTGTTCCAAAATGGACACGACGAGGCTGTGCCCATCGGTGAAGTCCGTGTTGGAGATGCTGAACATCTGGTGCAGAAAGAAGTGCAGCTCAGAGATGTGCAGAAAGAGTGA
- the LOC115997395 gene encoding ethylene-responsive transcription factor ERF054-like, with product MVAPEDGGKSKAAAVTDQTDSERDDQQWRQVFEDGSMSSRPLKKMKSPEHKSSVQFQSQSLPFPSSMAAYPPPPPPPSSSSTSSSSSRLVFPFALDGAEQSMERLQQLRWNNRNAIPLLNTAAYQNQQSMVSFLRQRNADFPPYFAGDSVPLQQHQQQLLRYWNDTLNLSPRGRLGQRPPAAAMPVSTTKLYRGVRQRHWGKWVAEIRLPRNRTRLWLGTFDTAEEAAMAYDREAYNLRGENARLNFPELFLGKDKDPSPSENTPGSPKSPPPEAEPPPPPPPPPPPEKKDDDDDEAKKNSETAAAAAAAEQSSEFMWGEMNEEWLNAIPAGWGPGSPVWDDLYITNNHFMPFNLPFSNLHHQEPQHSNDPQKQDNSTAPSSSSSSSSSCPAKPFFWKDQN from the coding sequence ATGGTTGCGCCGGAGGACGGTGGAAAGTCGAAGGCGGCGGCGGTGACGGACCAAACGGATTCTGAAAGAGACGATCAGCAATGGAGGCAAGTTTTTGAAGATGGTTCCATGTCGAGTAGGCCtctgaagaagatgaaaagtCCTGAACACAAAAGCTCTGTTCAATTTCAATCTCAATCTCTTCCGTTCCCGTCATCCATGGCGGCttatcctcctcctcctcctccgccgtcttcatcttcaacttcaTCTTCGAGTTCGAGGCTTGTTTTTCCGTTTGCTTTGGACGGAGCGGAGCAATCCATGGAGAGATTACAACAACTGAGATGGAACAATAGGAACGCGATTCCTTTGCTCAATACGGCGGCGTATCAGAATCAGCAGAGTATGGTTTCGTTTCTGCGCCAACGGAACGCGGATTTTCCGCCGTATTTTGCGGGGGATTCGGTTCCGTTGCAGCAGCACCAGCAGCAGCTTTTGAGGTATTGGAATGATACTTTGAATTTAAGCCCGCGAGGGAGGTTAGGGCAGAGGCCGCCGGCGGCGGCGATGCCGGTTTCGACGACGAAGCTCTACCGGGGAGTGCGGCAGCGGCACTGGGGGAAATGGGTGGCGGAGATTCGCTTGCCGAGAAACAGGACTCGCCTCTGGCTCGGCACCTTCGACACGGCGGAGGAAGCCGCCATGGCGTATGATCGCGAGGCTTATAACCTCAGAGGCGAGAATGCTCGGCTCAATTTCCCGGAACTCTTTCTCGGAAAAGACAAAGATCCATCCCCGTCGGAAAACACTCCCGGCAGCCCTAAATCTCCGCCGCCAGAGGCTGAACCACCGCCACCGCCTCCTCCGCCTCCTCCTCCTGAGAAAAAGGACGACGACGATGACGAAGCTAAAAAAAACTCTGAGACTGcggcagcggcggcggcggcggagcaaTCGTCTGAATTTATGTGGGGAGAAATGAATGAAGAATGGTTAAACGCAATACCAGCGGGTTGGGGTCCAGGAAGTCCAGTTTGGGATGATTTATACATCACAAACAATCATTTCATGCCATTTAATCTTCCCTTTTCCAATCTTCATCACCAAGAACCTCAGCATTCTAATGATCCTCAAAAACAAGACAATTCTACTgctccatcttcttcttcttcctcctcctcttcatGCCCTGCAAAACCCTTTTTCTGGAAAGATCAAAACTAA